The following are encoded in a window of Chitinophagaceae bacterium genomic DNA:
- a CDS encoding nitronate monooxygenase, producing MQNRVTRLFEIEYPIVQAGMIWASGWKLASAVSNAGGLGLIGSGSMYPEVLREHVQKCKAATQKPFGVNVPLLYPDIEKHIQVILEEKVPIVFTSAGNPKTWTPVLKQEGIKVVHVVSSSRFALKSQEAGCDAVVAEGFEAGGHNGREETTTMVLVPAVCAAVDIPVIAAGGIATGKQMLAAMVLGAAGVQVGSRFVASPEASSHDNFKNRIITSSEGDTQLTLKQLTPVRLLKNDFYSQVQEAEQRCASPDELKKLLGRGRAKKGMFEGDMNEGELEIGQVSALIRKIKPAAEIVKEIWNEFEASLKQPLK from the coding sequence ATGCAAAACAGGGTAACCCGTCTTTTTGAAATTGAGTATCCCATTGTTCAGGCCGGCATGATCTGGGCAAGCGGGTGGAAGCTGGCCAGTGCGGTAAGCAATGCAGGAGGGCTTGGGCTGATCGGAAGCGGCAGTATGTACCCGGAGGTTTTGCGTGAACATGTTCAGAAGTGTAAAGCGGCCACCCAAAAACCGTTTGGGGTAAATGTTCCTTTATTATACCCCGATATTGAGAAGCACATACAGGTGATCCTGGAAGAAAAAGTACCCATCGTCTTTACATCGGCGGGTAACCCAAAGACCTGGACACCCGTTTTAAAGCAGGAAGGGATAAAAGTGGTGCATGTGGTGAGCAGCAGCAGATTCGCATTAAAATCACAGGAAGCCGGTTGCGATGCAGTGGTGGCAGAAGGCTTTGAGGCCGGCGGGCATAACGGGAGGGAAGAAACAACCACCATGGTGCTGGTACCAGCTGTTTGTGCAGCGGTGGATATACCTGTTATTGCTGCAGGCGGGATCGCCACGGGTAAACAAATGCTGGCCGCCATGGTATTGGGTGCAGCAGGGGTGCAGGTGGGCAGCCGTTTTGTGGCAAGTCCCGAAGCATCATCGCACGACAATTTCAAGAACAGGATCATTACTTCTTCGGAAGGCGATACCCAATTAACATTAAAACAATTAACGCCGGTAAGGCTCCTGAAGAATGATTTTTATTCGCAGGTGCAGGAAGCGGAACAACGATGTGCTTCACCGGATGAACTGAAAAAACTGTTGGGCAGGGGCCGGGCAAAAAAAGGGATGTTTGAAGGCGATATGAATGAAGGAGAACTGGAAATAGGACAGGTAAGTGCCCTCATCAGAAAGATCAAACCGGCAGCAGAGATCGTGAAAGAGATATGGAATGAGTTTGAAGCATCGCTGAAGCAGCCGCTTAAATAA
- a CDS encoding serine hydroxymethyltransferase, producing MQKDSLVFDLIKKELERQRNGIELIASENFTSLQVMQAMGTVPTNKYAEGYPGKRYYGGCEVVDEIEQLAIDRLKKVFNCSWANVQPHSGASANAAVFLAVMKPGEKFLGLDLSMGGHLTHGSPANFSGKTYHAIHYGVTREGIVDYEQLEAKARTEKPKMIICGASAYSRDWDYKRIRAIADEVGAVVFADIAHPAGLIASGLLNDPFDHCHIVSSTTHKTLRGPRGGIIMLRHDFENPWGIKDPKGNLRTMSSLLDLAVFPGSQGGPLEHVIAAKAVSFGEILSEDFKAYGQQVISNAQAMAGAFVKKDYQLISGGTDNHLMLIDLRNKNLTGKKAQETLDRAHITLNKNAVPFDDKSPFVTSGIRVGVPAVTTRGMNEEQMQTIVGLIDKVLMNADDEKIISSVKEEVKTFMRQFPLYPELG from the coding sequence ATGCAAAAAGACAGCCTGGTTTTTGATCTGATAAAGAAAGAACTGGAGCGCCAGCGTAACGGCATTGAACTCATCGCTTCTGAGAACTTCACCAGCCTGCAGGTGATGCAGGCCATGGGAACAGTACCCACCAATAAATATGCAGAAGGTTATCCCGGTAAAAGATATTACGGCGGTTGTGAAGTGGTGGATGAAATAGAACAACTGGCCATCGACCGCCTGAAAAAGGTTTTCAATTGTTCCTGGGCCAATGTGCAGCCACACAGCGGCGCTTCTGCCAATGCAGCCGTTTTCCTGGCCGTAATGAAACCCGGTGAAAAATTCCTGGGCCTTGACCTGAGCATGGGGGGGCACCTTACCCACGGCAGCCCGGCCAACTTCAGCGGTAAAACCTACCATGCCATCCATTATGGCGTTACCAGGGAAGGCATTGTTGATTATGAACAGCTGGAAGCCAAAGCAAGGACAGAAAAACCAAAGATGATCATCTGCGGCGCTTCTGCATACAGCCGCGACTGGGATTATAAACGCATCCGTGCCATTGCCGATGAAGTAGGTGCGGTTGTATTTGCAGACATTGCACACCCGGCCGGATTAATTGCCAGTGGCTTATTGAACGACCCCTTTGATCATTGCCATATCGTTTCATCCACTACCCATAAAACTCTGCGTGGGCCAAGAGGCGGCATCATCATGCTGCGGCATGATTTTGAAAACCCATGGGGAATAAAAGATCCCAAGGGAAACCTCCGCACGATGAGTTCGCTGCTTGACCTGGCGGTATTCCCCGGCTCACAGGGCGGACCGTTGGAACATGTGATCGCTGCGAAAGCAGTTTCTTTCGGAGAAATTTTATCTGAAGATTTTAAAGCGTACGGACAACAGGTCATCAGCAATGCACAGGCCATGGCCGGGGCATTTGTTAAAAAGGATTACCAGCTTATCAGTGGCGGTACCGACAATCATTTAATGCTGATCGATCTCCGCAATAAGAACCTCACCGGCAAAAAAGCACAGGAAACCCTGGACAGGGCACACATCACGTTAAACAAGAATGCTGTTCCCTTTGATGACAAGAGCCCCTTTGTTACTTCCGGTATCCGGGTAGGCGTTCCGGCAGTAACCACCCGGGGAATGAATGAAGAACAGATGCAGACAATAGTAGGTCTCATTGATAAGGTGCTGATGAACGCCGATGATGAAAAAATAATTTCATCCGTAAAGGAAGAAGTGAAGACCTTCATGCGTCAGTTCCCGTTATATCCTGAACTGGGCTGA